A window of the Dyadobacter pollutisoli genome harbors these coding sequences:
- a CDS encoding T9SS type B sorting domain-containing protein produces MKLFLHAFAFAYLLIVPALAQVDCSNIGFEKGSTAGWVLTYGTVTDANQATVYQSEISGTSDHYVTSISDGNDAKIPSIPMVAPGSTHSIRIGNINEGSHYSRIHADYTVTADNTLFQYKFAVVLQNTSGTGGQANHEPYQKPGFNILIFDSNGEELPCSSYDIQLQGNNTVDGFQTSGDIQYRNWTTGAIDLRNFVGKTITIVVTAHGCTRMRHFGYAYFDAECLKSEIKTTSNCPDEEGFLTLAAPTGFGQYQWSNGASTQNVKVKASLGDKYHVDLTPLGSLEASCALGLDYTIAFRQSSAAIDSTICEGEQVALGDTIYRTSGTFIRNISKSNVCDSTVTLTLKVNPVSSFTQNIKICKGETLAVGDSLYAVSGNYINHIPKITGCDSTVITNLEVIQMDVSVTPTLSITQGDSVQIHALVEPSGSYHYLWSPSTLSCITCREPWASPPVSTVYTLQVTDSEQVCKQSAKVQVYVKPCGIYAPEAFSPNHDEQNEVFYVYGNKCVKLIRTMFIYSRWGEVIFQKENFAASDPASGWDGTYHGTLTAAGVYPYKIKVELTNGSFLDFSGVVNLLR; encoded by the coding sequence ATGAAGCTTTTTCTACATGCATTTGCGTTTGCTTATTTATTGATTGTCCCCGCCCTGGCGCAGGTGGATTGCAGTAACATCGGTTTTGAAAAAGGTAGCACGGCAGGGTGGGTACTCACTTATGGAACTGTCACGGATGCAAACCAGGCCACGGTGTACCAAAGTGAAATCAGCGGAACCAGCGATCATTATGTGACCAGTATCAGCGACGGCAATGATGCCAAAATTCCTTCCATACCCATGGTCGCTCCCGGTAGTACGCACTCGATACGCATCGGGAATATCAACGAAGGAAGCCATTACAGCCGGATCCACGCCGATTATACCGTCACGGCAGACAACACATTGTTTCAATATAAATTTGCGGTCGTATTGCAAAATACCAGCGGGACAGGCGGGCAGGCCAATCACGAACCGTATCAGAAACCGGGATTCAACATTCTTATTTTTGACAGCAATGGAGAAGAACTGCCATGCAGCAGCTACGACATTCAATTGCAGGGCAACAATACGGTCGACGGTTTCCAGACTTCCGGCGACATTCAGTACCGTAACTGGACGACCGGTGCCATTGATCTCAGAAATTTTGTAGGTAAAACCATTACGATCGTGGTCACCGCGCACGGATGCACCCGTATGAGGCATTTCGGATATGCCTATTTTGATGCCGAATGTTTAAAATCTGAGATCAAAACCACGTCCAACTGCCCCGACGAGGAAGGTTTTCTGACCCTGGCAGCGCCGACGGGATTTGGTCAATATCAATGGAGTAATGGTGCCAGCACACAGAATGTAAAAGTAAAAGCGAGTCTGGGCGACAAGTACCACGTCGATCTCACACCGCTGGGCAGCCTGGAAGCGAGCTGCGCGCTGGGTCTGGATTATACCATTGCATTCAGGCAGAGCTCCGCCGCGATCGACAGTACGATTTGTGAAGGCGAGCAGGTTGCATTGGGCGATACCATTTACCGGACCAGCGGAACATTTATCCGAAACATCAGTAAAAGTAATGTGTGTGATAGTACAGTGACTTTGACATTGAAGGTAAACCCGGTCAGCAGTTTTACTCAAAATATCAAGATCTGTAAAGGAGAGACTTTGGCGGTAGGAGATTCGCTGTATGCGGTTTCGGGAAATTATATCAACCACATTCCCAAGATCACAGGCTGCGACAGCACCGTTATCACCAACCTGGAAGTCATTCAAATGGACGTTTCCGTGACCCCGACGTTGTCTATTACGCAGGGCGACAGCGTGCAGATACACGCGCTGGTGGAACCGTCGGGGAGCTATCATTACCTGTGGTCACCCTCCACATTGTCCTGCATTACCTGTCGGGAACCATGGGCGTCACCACCAGTTTCTACCGTTTATACATTACAGGTGACAGACAGTGAGCAGGTTTGCAAGCAATCGGCGAAAGTGCAGGTTTACGTCAAGCCGTGCGGCATTTACGCGCCGGAAGCATTTTCGCCTAATCACGATGAGCAGAATGAAGTGTTTTATGTTTACGGGAATAAATGCGTCAAGCTGATCCGGACCATGTTTATTTACAGCCGCTGGGGTGAGGTTATTTTTCAGAAGGAAAATTTTGCCGCATCAGATCCTGCCTCGGGGTGGGATGGAACCTACCACGGCACGTTGACGGCAGCGGGTGTTTATCCCTACAAAATCAAGGTAGAGCTGACAAACGGATCGTTCCTCGACTTTTCGGGTGTTGTGAATTTGCTGAGATAA
- a CDS encoding VOC family protein — MALTQKITSNLWFDSETEDAARFYVSVFKNGSIGRITRYGEEGFEFHGKQPGTVMTIEFELEGQKFVGLNGGPIFQFNEAISFIIDCETQEEIDYYWDKLTDGGDPKAQQCGWLKDKFGVSWQVVPVMFADMVADPNDERTKRAMNAMFPMKKLDIAALEKAYNGA, encoded by the coding sequence ATGGCACTAACACAGAAAATCACCAGTAATTTATGGTTTGACTCCGAAACCGAAGACGCGGCAAGATTTTATGTCTCAGTTTTCAAAAATGGATCTATCGGAAGGATCACCCGCTACGGCGAGGAGGGTTTTGAGTTTCATGGTAAGCAGCCCGGAACAGTCATGACCATTGAATTTGAATTGGAAGGGCAAAAATTTGTGGGGCTCAATGGCGGGCCTATATTCCAGTTTAACGAAGCCATATCCTTCATTATCGATTGCGAAACGCAGGAAGAAATCGATTACTATTGGGATAAACTAACTGACGGCGGTGACCCAAAAGCGCAGCAATGCGGCTGGCTAAAAGACAAATTCGGTGTTTCATGGCAGGTAGTACCCGTTATGTTCGCCGATATGGTCGCCGACCCAAACGATGAGCGAACCAAAAGAGCGATGAATGCCATGTTCCCGATGAAGAAACTGGACATCGCGGCGCTCGAAAAGGCTTACAATGGAGCGTAA
- a CDS encoding SusC/RagA family TonB-linked outer membrane protein, whose translation MTKNFLLTLFLLASALSGIAQTRSLKGVVTDGLSKEPLAGVSVLLAGTNTGSSTDAEGKFLLNVPSGGGSVIISYVGFVKQTIEIGNRTSLDVVLEPDVKALEDVVVIGYGEQKRSHLTGAVATVKVSQIDELPVGDITSALAGKLPGVSVSGGTARPGTAASIVIRNPTKASKDGGTNSPLYVIDDVVRTEADFQLLDASEIENLSILKDGAAAVYGARAALGVVVVRTKRGKAGKPQVNYTTTFGSSEASYKPKVMNGVQLATYLNDYNKTRGLAATDPEFYSPDELEHFKNNNYNWFDMAWKPSLNTRHTVNISGGTERATFFAGAAYFYQNGNVDNISYKKWNFRASTDVKVTNHIKVGLGVSGNLSDNKLFYLKQGGENVEKDVTNLLNTPQFIPPYVGGLPVLLPGGSSTTGFHFFEAQKLNNYTRARNVVLNINAYLEYNVPFVPGLKIRTVYNKNLGNDWGKQFGTYYKVYGFSMQGENRHIFGGTPNAPTRLNNGDRLRFNPGYTDGYQMNVNLSYAKDFGRHSVSALALVEQSEIYSESIATMKEGIFEGGNDYLMSALGAKDIGPNSANETGILSYVGRLNYSYADKYLLEASFRRDASTKFAPEYRWGTFPQLSAGWVISEENLFKEKVAFVNFLKLRASIGFLGGDRTAAWQWLQRYTPQASNGAVFGGNSDRTVGIKLEKLPNYFGRWDDVTKKNIGLDASFLNNRLSATVDAFHDHGYNLLTTLSSSVPLTVGSVMPSENFETVNSFGFEFSTGWNDKIGKNINYNVNAFLAWNDNRNVLVDVANVNVGTWLDPTGMSSDRGVRGYRYLGMFRSQQEVDQYLEKNADYSIFGQKPKPGMLYYQDIRGPRQTDGSYAAPDGKITEDDEDWLTNKENNHYTFGVSLGFGFKGFRLDMVTAGSFGGQASIESDARKKAGKDVSRPVFWADHYTPENPNAKYPDPFYEDTYNVVSSFWFRNSFSLRMRSLNVSYALGPNVTKRLGVTALKFIGVAMNPVNFYNPYDYKDAAGTYNVYPVMRTWSLGLNLTL comes from the coding sequence ATGACAAAAAATTTTCTACTCACTTTATTCCTTCTCGCTTCGGCATTGAGTGGAATAGCACAGACCCGCTCGCTGAAGGGCGTGGTGACGGACGGTCTTTCGAAGGAACCGCTGGCCGGTGTTTCGGTTTTACTGGCCGGAACAAATACGGGCAGCTCTACTGATGCGGAAGGGAAATTCTTATTAAATGTTCCCTCAGGTGGCGGTAGCGTCATTATTAGCTATGTGGGTTTTGTCAAACAGACCATTGAGATCGGCAATCGTACTTCGCTGGACGTAGTCCTGGAACCGGACGTAAAAGCACTGGAAGACGTGGTCGTCATCGGTTACGGAGAGCAGAAAAGATCACACCTCACCGGTGCAGTAGCAACAGTGAAAGTGAGCCAGATTGATGAGTTGCCTGTTGGAGACATTACCTCAGCATTGGCGGGCAAGCTGCCGGGCGTATCAGTGAGCGGCGGAACGGCCAGGCCAGGTACAGCGGCATCTATCGTGATCCGTAATCCTACCAAAGCCTCGAAGGACGGAGGAACCAATTCCCCATTGTATGTCATTGACGACGTGGTGCGTACCGAGGCCGATTTCCAGCTGCTGGACGCATCTGAAATAGAAAATCTATCCATTCTGAAAGATGGTGCCGCGGCGGTTTACGGTGCCAGGGCTGCGCTGGGCGTGGTGGTTGTACGGACGAAACGCGGCAAAGCAGGCAAGCCGCAGGTGAATTACACCACCACTTTCGGAAGCTCGGAAGCATCTTATAAGCCAAAAGTAATGAATGGCGTACAACTTGCTACCTACCTGAACGACTACAACAAAACAAGGGGCCTGGCTGCGACGGATCCGGAATTTTACTCGCCCGACGAGCTTGAACATTTCAAGAACAATAATTACAATTGGTTTGATATGGCCTGGAAACCGTCGCTGAACACCAGGCACACAGTCAATATCAGTGGTGGAACTGAGCGCGCGACATTTTTTGCTGGCGCGGCTTATTTTTACCAAAATGGTAATGTGGACAATATCAGCTATAAAAAATGGAATTTCCGCGCCAGTACCGATGTGAAGGTGACCAATCACATTAAAGTCGGCCTGGGCGTGAGCGGTAATTTGTCGGATAATAAGCTGTTTTATCTAAAACAGGGTGGTGAAAATGTTGAAAAGGATGTGACCAATCTTTTGAACACGCCACAGTTTATCCCACCCTATGTGGGCGGCCTTCCGGTGTTGCTGCCGGGTGGTTCGAGTACAACCGGCTTTCATTTTTTTGAAGCCCAAAAACTCAACAACTACACCCGTGCCAGAAACGTGGTGCTCAATATCAATGCCTACCTGGAATATAATGTGCCGTTTGTTCCGGGCCTGAAAATCAGGACAGTTTACAACAAAAATCTGGGCAATGACTGGGGAAAGCAGTTTGGTACCTATTATAAAGTGTATGGGTTTTCGATGCAAGGCGAGAACAGGCACATTTTCGGAGGTACACCCAACGCACCGACCAGGCTTAACAATGGTGACAGGCTTCGGTTCAATCCGGGATATACGGATGGCTATCAGATGAATGTCAACCTGAGCTATGCAAAGGATTTCGGCAGACATTCGGTGAGTGCACTGGCCCTTGTGGAGCAGTCGGAAATTTATTCTGAAAGCATTGCCACGATGAAGGAAGGTATTTTTGAAGGCGGAAATGACTATTTAATGTCGGCACTGGGAGCAAAGGATATTGGTCCTAACTCGGCCAATGAAACAGGGATACTGTCCTACGTGGGCCGCCTTAATTACAGCTACGCTGACAAATACCTTTTGGAAGCATCATTCAGAAGGGATGCTTCCACCAAGTTTGCGCCCGAATATCGCTGGGGCACATTCCCACAATTATCTGCCGGTTGGGTCATTTCGGAGGAGAATTTATTCAAAGAAAAAGTCGCATTCGTTAATTTCCTGAAACTGCGGGCATCGATCGGATTTTTGGGGGGCGACCGTACTGCGGCCTGGCAATGGTTGCAGCGTTATACGCCCCAGGCTTCCAATGGAGCAGTTTTTGGCGGAAACAGCGACCGAACTGTTGGCATCAAACTGGAAAAACTACCTAATTACTTTGGCCGCTGGGATGATGTAACCAAGAAGAACATCGGTCTGGACGCGTCATTTCTCAACAACAGATTGTCGGCCACTGTGGATGCATTTCACGATCACGGGTACAACCTGCTGACCACGCTTTCGTCCTCAGTTCCACTCACAGTCGGTTCAGTGATGCCTTCTGAAAACTTCGAAACAGTGAATTCGTTTGGTTTTGAATTTTCTACCGGCTGGAATGATAAGATAGGAAAGAATATCAATTACAACGTAAATGCATTCCTCGCCTGGAACGACAACCGTAATGTGCTAGTGGATGTGGCCAATGTGAATGTGGGTACCTGGCTGGATCCTACCGGCATGTCGAGTGACCGCGGTGTGCGCGGCTACCGTTATCTGGGTATGTTCAGGTCGCAGCAGGAAGTGGACCAGTACCTCGAAAAGAATGCAGATTACTCTATTTTTGGACAAAAACCCAAACCGGGAATGCTATACTACCAGGACATTCGCGGTCCACGGCAGACAGACGGAAGCTACGCCGCACCGGACGGGAAAATCACCGAGGACGATGAGGATTGGCTGACTAATAAAGAAAACAACCACTATACTTTCGGCGTTTCGCTAGGTTTTGGCTTTAAAGGTTTCAGGCTGGATATGGTCACGGCCGGGTCATTCGGCGGGCAGGCCTCCATTGAATCGGACGCACGTAAAAAAGCGGGCAAGGATGTGTCACGGCCTGTTTTTTGGGCTGATCATTACACGCCTGAAAACCCGAACGCAAAGTATCCTGATCCTTTTTACGAGGATACTTATAATGTGGTATCGTCATTTTGGTTCCGGAATTCATTTTCCCTGCGTATGCGTAGCCTGAACGTATCGTACGCGCTCGGTCCGAATGTCACGAAGCGCCTGGGTGTAACTGCCCTGAAATTCATCGGCGTGGCTATGAACCCTGTCAATTTTTACAATCCATACGACTACAAAGACGCGGCCGGTACCTATAATGTATACCCGGTGATGCGGACATGGTCTTTGGGATTAAACCTTACACTTTAA